The Flavobacteriales bacterium genome has a window encoding:
- a CDS encoding c-type cytochrome — MFNFHKDHRALVRTAILGFVLLSTGIAIIPASQMQDVQPLPDQKPLSAAERRGLETYISEGCVACHTQQVRGIEMDKMWGDRPSIPSDYFYNKQRMGILRQSPSLLGSERTGPDLTNIGKRQPGIDWHLIHLYNPRAVVEASIMPSYPWLFEAKDEALITEDDVIVPVGKTHFNQTGKKITATEKALDLVAYLQSLKQAEMPSASSFIPMKKKKDETKKSDKSEEQQTDDLPDGENLFMNTCAACHQATGKGLPGAFPPLAGSSIINDEDPETLIRIILQGYDARPDYGQMPSFAAQLNDKEITAIMNHERSSWGNRARKVSVEEVTKIRELVMSEQP, encoded by the coding sequence ATGTTCAATTTCCATAAAGATCATAGAGCACTCGTACGGACGGCCATTCTCGGATTTGTGTTATTGAGTACAGGGATTGCCATTATTCCTGCTTCGCAGATGCAAGATGTACAACCATTGCCCGATCAAAAACCGCTAAGCGCAGCAGAACGCAGAGGCCTCGAAACATACATTTCTGAAGGCTGTGTGGCGTGTCATACTCAACAGGTTAGAGGCATTGAAATGGACAAGATGTGGGGAGACCGCCCTTCAATTCCTTCCGACTACTTCTACAACAAGCAGCGAATGGGCATTCTGCGACAGTCACCCTCGTTGCTCGGCAGCGAGCGTACGGGGCCTGACCTGACCAATATTGGGAAACGGCAACCCGGTATCGATTGGCATCTGATACATCTCTACAATCCACGGGCTGTGGTAGAGGCATCTATTATGCCTTCTTACCCGTGGTTATTCGAAGCGAAAGACGAGGCACTTATTACCGAGGACGATGTGATAGTTCCAGTTGGAAAGACGCATTTTAACCAAACAGGAAAAAAGATCACGGCCACGGAAAAAGCACTTGATCTGGTTGCCTATCTACAATCGCTGAAACAAGCCGAAATGCCAAGTGCTTCATCGTTCATTCCAATGAAAAAGAAGAAAGACGAGACTAAAAAGAGTGACAAAAGCGAAGAGCAACAGACAGATGACCTTCCTGACGGAGAAAACCTGTTCATGAATACCTGCGCAGCCTGTCATCAAGCAACAGGAAAAGGTCTGCCAGGTGCATTTCCCCCACTTGCAGGCAGTAGCATTATAAACGATGAAGATCCCGAAACGTTGATCCGAATTATTCTTCAGGGATATGACGCCCGCCCGGATTACGGCCAAATGCCAAGTTTCGCGGCTCAACTCAACGATAAAGAAATTACCGCGATAATGAACCACGAACGCAGCAGTTGGGGCAATCGTGCCCGAAAAGTAAGTGTTGAAGAAGTAACCAAAATCCGAGAACTGGTAATGAGCGAACAACCATGA
- a CDS encoding cytochrome C, whose product MEDNRNVRLFLDDAPTPFGEFKPPVKFTLDTTKIPDGKHQLKIVAKSSSGVEGIRVIPFEVRNGPEIVVVGLSDNEVIDTQIPITVNAYGSETSDQFIINGSETPKAIPAWVWALVISFTAFAIFYLTTYLTPDLYNSFF is encoded by the coding sequence TTGGAGGACAACAGAAACGTGCGTCTATTTCTGGATGATGCACCAACACCTTTCGGGGAGTTCAAACCACCCGTAAAGTTCACGCTCGACACCACCAAAATACCGGATGGCAAACACCAGCTCAAGATCGTTGCTAAAAGTAGCAGCGGTGTAGAAGGCATTCGGGTTATTCCGTTTGAGGTAAGAAACGGACCAGAGATTGTCGTTGTAGGACTTTCAGACAACGAAGTGATCGACACGCAAATACCCATAACTGTCAATGCCTACGGAAGTGAGACGAGTGATCAATTCATCATCAACGGTTCGGAAACACCAAAGGCCATTCCCGCTTGGGTTTGGGCATTGGTTATCTCTTTTACGGCTTTTGCAATATTCTACCTGACCACCTATTTGACACCGGACCTTTACAACTCTTTTTTCTAA
- a CDS encoding globin gives MKKDIAHIEDIKLLVDLFYDSVRKDELIGPIFDEVIQDRWPEHLEKMYRFWQTVLLEEHTYHGSPFPPHAKLPVEKLHFERWLKLFFATVDKHFDGERAEEAKWRARQMAEMFNYKIDYYRNSSSTPLA, from the coding sequence ATGAAAAAAGACATTGCGCATATAGAAGACATCAAACTATTGGTGGACCTGTTTTACGACAGCGTTCGTAAGGATGAACTCATCGGACCGATTTTCGATGAAGTGATACAAGACCGTTGGCCCGAGCATCTGGAGAAAATGTACCGGTTTTGGCAAACGGTGCTACTTGAAGAACACACTTATCACGGAAGTCCGTTTCCGCCCCACGCTAAGTTGCCTGTTGAAAAACTGCATTTTGAGCGCTGGCTCAAATTGTTCTTTGCTACCGTTGACAAACACTTTGATGGCGAACGGGCTGAAGAAGCCAAATGGCGTGCAAGACAGATGGCTGAGATGTTCAACTATAAAATTGACTATTATAGGAACAGTTCGTCAACCCCATTAGCTTGA